In a single window of the Mus musculus strain C57BL/6J chromosome 6, GRCm38.p6 C57BL/6J genome:
- the Rtkn gene encoding rhotekin isoform d (isoform d is encoded by transcript variant 5) yields MQASQRPQGPPAPGALGASRGNWELMSRAPTGTADAGGAVAPTLGVLQSPRDPPATLAPRVSATCDPSLTAGAMDKAREGSDTELQRKLDHEIRMRDGACKLLAACSQREQALEATKSLLVCNSRILSYMGELQRRKEAQVLEKTGRRPSDSVQPAQHSPCRGRVCISDLRIPLMWKDTEYFKNKGDLHRWAVFLLLQIGEQIQDTEMVLVDRTLTDISFQNNVLFAEAEPDFELRLELYGACVEEEGALAGAPKRLATKLSSSLGRSSGKRVRASLDSAGASGNSPVLLPTPAVGGPRFHLLAHTTLTLEEVQDGFRTHDLTLTSHEENPAWLPLYGSVCCRLAAQPLCMIQPTASGALRVQQAGELQNGTLVHGVLKGTNLFCYWRSEDADTGQEPLFTIVINKETRVRAGELEQAPEWPFTLSISNKYGDDEVTNTLQLESREALQNWMEALWQLFFDMSQWRHCCDEVMKIETPAPRKPPQALAKQGSLYHEMVLSEPVASGGPCEGLLLQNNAISAEIRALLSSYYSDR; encoded by the exons ATGCAGGCATCGCAGCGCCCGCAGGGACCGCCCGCGCCTGGCGCCCTTGGCGCCTCTCGCGGCAATTGGGAGCTGATGTCACGGGCGCCCACGGGCACAGCGGACGCAGGCGGTGCGGTAGCGCCGACGCTCGGGGTTCTTCAATCCCCACGCGATCCCCCGGCCACGCTGGCCCCCCGGGTTTCTGCGACCTGTGACCCCTCGCTAACTGCAGGCGCAATGGACAAGGCTAGGGAAGGATCG GACACAGAGCTGCAGAGGAAACTAGATCATGAGATCCGGATGAGGGATGGGGCCTGCAAGCTGCTGGCAGCCTGCTCCCAGCGAGAGCAGGCTCTGGAAGCCACCAAGAGCCTGCTGGTGTGCAACAGCCGTATTCTCAGCTACATGGGTGAGCTGCAGCGGCGAAAGGAGGCCCAGGTGCTGGAGAAGACAGGCAGGCG ACCTTCGGACAGTGTGCAGCCTGCTCAGCACTCCCCTTGCCGTGGCCGGGTCTGCATCTCTG ACCTCCGGATCCCACTCATGTGGAAGGATACAGAGTATTTCAAGAACAAAGGCG aCCTGCACCGCTGGGCTGTGTTCCTGCTGCTGCAGATTGGGGAACAGATTCAGGACACAGAGATGGTCCTGGTAGACAGGACCCTCACAGACATCTCCTTTCAGAATAATGTGCTTTT TGCTGAGGCAGAGCCTGACTTTGAACTGCGGCTGGAGCTGTATGGGGCCTGTGTGGAAGAGGAGGGAGCCCTGGCTGGTGCTCCCAAGAGGCTTGCCACCAAACTCAGTAGCTCCCTGGGCCGTTCCTCGGGGAAGAGAGTCAGGGCATCGCTGGACAGTGCTGGGGCCTCCGGGAACAGTCCCGTCCTGTTACCTACCCCAGCTGTGGG AGGTCCTCGATTCCACCTCTTGGCCCACACCACTCTTACCCTAGAAGAAGTGCAAGATGGATTCCGTACACATGACCTCACGCTCACCagtcatg AGGAGAACCCTGCCTGGCTACCCCTTTATGGCAGCGTGTGTTGCCGCCTGGCAGCTCAGCCTCTCTGCATGATCCAGCCCACTGCAAGTGGTGCCCTTAGGGTGCAG CAAGCCGGGGAGCTGCAGAATGGGACACTGGTACATGGAGTCCTGAAAGGCACAAACCTCTTTTGTTACTGGAGATCTGAGGATGCAGACACTGGGCAAGAACCACTGTTCACTATCGTCATCAACAAG GAGACTAGGGTCCGGGCAGGTGAGTTGGAGCAGGCCCCAGAGTGGCCTTTCACCCTCAGCATCAGCAACAAGTATGGGGATGATGAGGTGACAAACACCCTCCAGCTGGAGAGCAGAGAAGCCCTGCAGAACTGGATGGAGGCGCTTTGGCAGCTCTTCTTTGACATGA GCCAGTGGAGGCACTGTTGTGATGAAGTCATGAAGATCGAAACTCCTGCGCCCCGGAAACCACCCCAAGCCCTGGCCAAGCAGGGGTCCTTATACCACGAGATGG TCTTATCAGAACCTGTGGCCTCCGGAGGTCCCTGTGAGGGGCTGCTCCTGCAGAATAATGCCATCTCAGCAGAGATTCGGGCCTTGCTTTCTTCCTATTACAGTGACAGGTGA
- the Rtkn gene encoding rhotekin isoform c (isoform c is encoded by transcript variant 4) encodes MQASQRPQGPPAPGALGASRGNWELMSRAPTGTADAGGAVAPTLGVLQSPRDPPATLAPRVSATCDPSLTAGAMDKAREGSDTELQRKLDHEIRMRDGACKLLAACSQREQALEATKSLLVCNSRILSYMGELQRRKEAQVLEKTGRRPSDSVQPAQHSPCRGRVCISDLRIPLMWKDTEYFKNKGDLHRWAVFLLLQIGEQIQDTEMVLVDRTLTDISFQNNVLFAEAEPDFELRLELYGACVEEEGALAGAPKRLATKLSSSLGRSSGKRVRASLDSAGASGNSPVLLPTPAVGGPRFHLLAHTTLTLEEVQDGFRTHDLTLTSHEENPAWLPLYGSVCCRLAAQPLCMIQPTASGALRVQQAGELQNGTLVHGVLKGTNLFCYWRSEDADTGQEPLFTIVINKETRVRAGELEQAPEWPFTLSISNKYGDDEVTNTLQLESREALQNWMEALWQLFFDMSQWRHCCDEVMKIETPAPRKPPQALAKQGSLYHEMAIEPLDDIAAVTDILAQREGTRLEPSPPWLAMFTDQPALPSSCSPASVAPVPTWMQPLPWGRPRTFSLDAAPADHSLGPSRSVAPLPPQRSPKSRGFYSKSQLGPWLQSPV; translated from the exons ATGCAGGCATCGCAGCGCCCGCAGGGACCGCCCGCGCCTGGCGCCCTTGGCGCCTCTCGCGGCAATTGGGAGCTGATGTCACGGGCGCCCACGGGCACAGCGGACGCAGGCGGTGCGGTAGCGCCGACGCTCGGGGTTCTTCAATCCCCACGCGATCCCCCGGCCACGCTGGCCCCCCGGGTTTCTGCGACCTGTGACCCCTCGCTAACTGCAGGCGCAATGGACAAGGCTAGGGAAGGATCG GACACAGAGCTGCAGAGGAAACTAGATCATGAGATCCGGATGAGGGATGGGGCCTGCAAGCTGCTGGCAGCCTGCTCCCAGCGAGAGCAGGCTCTGGAAGCCACCAAGAGCCTGCTGGTGTGCAACAGCCGTATTCTCAGCTACATGGGTGAGCTGCAGCGGCGAAAGGAGGCCCAGGTGCTGGAGAAGACAGGCAGGCG ACCTTCGGACAGTGTGCAGCCTGCTCAGCACTCCCCTTGCCGTGGCCGGGTCTGCATCTCTG ACCTCCGGATCCCACTCATGTGGAAGGATACAGAGTATTTCAAGAACAAAGGCG aCCTGCACCGCTGGGCTGTGTTCCTGCTGCTGCAGATTGGGGAACAGATTCAGGACACAGAGATGGTCCTGGTAGACAGGACCCTCACAGACATCTCCTTTCAGAATAATGTGCTTTT TGCTGAGGCAGAGCCTGACTTTGAACTGCGGCTGGAGCTGTATGGGGCCTGTGTGGAAGAGGAGGGAGCCCTGGCTGGTGCTCCCAAGAGGCTTGCCACCAAACTCAGTAGCTCCCTGGGCCGTTCCTCGGGGAAGAGAGTCAGGGCATCGCTGGACAGTGCTGGGGCCTCCGGGAACAGTCCCGTCCTGTTACCTACCCCAGCTGTGGG AGGTCCTCGATTCCACCTCTTGGCCCACACCACTCTTACCCTAGAAGAAGTGCAAGATGGATTCCGTACACATGACCTCACGCTCACCagtcatg AGGAGAACCCTGCCTGGCTACCCCTTTATGGCAGCGTGTGTTGCCGCCTGGCAGCTCAGCCTCTCTGCATGATCCAGCCCACTGCAAGTGGTGCCCTTAGGGTGCAG CAAGCCGGGGAGCTGCAGAATGGGACACTGGTACATGGAGTCCTGAAAGGCACAAACCTCTTTTGTTACTGGAGATCTGAGGATGCAGACACTGGGCAAGAACCACTGTTCACTATCGTCATCAACAAG GAGACTAGGGTCCGGGCAGGTGAGTTGGAGCAGGCCCCAGAGTGGCCTTTCACCCTCAGCATCAGCAACAAGTATGGGGATGATGAGGTGACAAACACCCTCCAGCTGGAGAGCAGAGAAGCCCTGCAGAACTGGATGGAGGCGCTTTGGCAGCTCTTCTTTGACATGA GCCAGTGGAGGCACTGTTGTGATGAAGTCATGAAGATCGAAACTCCTGCGCCCCGGAAACCACCCCAAGCCCTGGCCAAGCAGGGGTCCTTATACCACGAGATGG CCATTGAGCCGCTAGACGACATCGCAGCTGTGACAGACATCCTGGCCCAGCGGGAGGGCACAAGGCTGGAGCCATCCCCACCCTGGCTAGCAATGTTTACAGACCAGCCTGCCTTGCCTAGCTCCTGCTCGCCTGCCTCAGTGGCCCCAGTCCCAACCTGGATGCAACCCCTGCCCTGGGGAAGACCCCGAACCTTTTCCCTGGATGCTGCCCCTGCAGACCACTCCCTTGGGCCTTCTCGCTCGGTTGCACCCCTTCCCCCGCAGAGATCCCCCAAATCCAGAGGTTTCTACAGCAAAAGCCAGCTCggcccatggctccagtcccCAGTGTGA
- the Rtkn gene encoding rhotekin isoform X5 gives MRDGACKLLAACSQREQALEATKSLLVCNSRILSYMGELQRRKEAQVLEKTGRRPSDSVQPAQHSPCRGRVCISDLRIPLMWKDTEYFKNKGDLHRWAVFLLLQIGEQIQDTEMVLVDRTLTDISFQNNVLFAEAEPDFELRLELYGACVEEEGALAGAPKRLATKLSSSLGRSSGKRVRASLDSAGASGNSPVLLPTPAVGGPRFHLLAHTTLTLEEVQDGFRTHDLTLTSHEENPAWLPLYGSVCCRLAAQPLCMIQPTASGALRVQQAGELQNGTLVHGVLKGTNLFCYWRSEDADTGQEPLFTIVINKETRVRAGELEQAPEWPFTLSISNKYGDDEVTNTLQLESREALQNWMEALWQLFFDMSQWRHCCDEVMKIETPAPRKPPQALAKQGSLYHEMAIEPLDDIAAVTDILAQREGTRLEPSPPWLAMFTDQPALPSSCSPASVAPVPTWMQPLPWGRPRTFSLDAAPADHSLGPSRSVAPLPPQRSPKSRGFYSKSQLGPWLQSPV, from the exons ATGAGGGATGGGGCCTGCAAGCTGCTGGCAGCCTGCTCCCAGCGAGAGCAGGCTCTGGAAGCCACCAAGAGCCTGCTGGTGTGCAACAGCCGTATTCTCAGCTACATGGGTGAGCTGCAGCGGCGAAAGGAGGCCCAGGTGCTGGAGAAGACAGGCAGGCG ACCTTCGGACAGTGTGCAGCCTGCTCAGCACTCCCCTTGCCGTGGCCGGGTCTGCATCTCTG ACCTCCGGATCCCACTCATGTGGAAGGATACAGAGTATTTCAAGAACAAAGGCG aCCTGCACCGCTGGGCTGTGTTCCTGCTGCTGCAGATTGGGGAACAGATTCAGGACACAGAGATGGTCCTGGTAGACAGGACCCTCACAGACATCTCCTTTCAGAATAATGTGCTTTT TGCTGAGGCAGAGCCTGACTTTGAACTGCGGCTGGAGCTGTATGGGGCCTGTGTGGAAGAGGAGGGAGCCCTGGCTGGTGCTCCCAAGAGGCTTGCCACCAAACTCAGTAGCTCCCTGGGCCGTTCCTCGGGGAAGAGAGTCAGGGCATCGCTGGACAGTGCTGGGGCCTCCGGGAACAGTCCCGTCCTGTTACCTACCCCAGCTGTGGG AGGTCCTCGATTCCACCTCTTGGCCCACACCACTCTTACCCTAGAAGAAGTGCAAGATGGATTCCGTACACATGACCTCACGCTCACCagtcatg AGGAGAACCCTGCCTGGCTACCCCTTTATGGCAGCGTGTGTTGCCGCCTGGCAGCTCAGCCTCTCTGCATGATCCAGCCCACTGCAAGTGGTGCCCTTAGGGTGCAG CAAGCCGGGGAGCTGCAGAATGGGACACTGGTACATGGAGTCCTGAAAGGCACAAACCTCTTTTGTTACTGGAGATCTGAGGATGCAGACACTGGGCAAGAACCACTGTTCACTATCGTCATCAACAAG GAGACTAGGGTCCGGGCAGGTGAGTTGGAGCAGGCCCCAGAGTGGCCTTTCACCCTCAGCATCAGCAACAAGTATGGGGATGATGAGGTGACAAACACCCTCCAGCTGGAGAGCAGAGAAGCCCTGCAGAACTGGATGGAGGCGCTTTGGCAGCTCTTCTTTGACATGA GCCAGTGGAGGCACTGTTGTGATGAAGTCATGAAGATCGAAACTCCTGCGCCCCGGAAACCACCCCAAGCCCTGGCCAAGCAGGGGTCCTTATACCACGAGATGG CCATTGAGCCGCTAGACGACATCGCAGCTGTGACAGACATCCTGGCCCAGCGGGAGGGCACAAGGCTGGAGCCATCCCCACCCTGGCTAGCAATGTTTACAGACCAGCCTGCCTTGCCTAGCTCCTGCTCGCCTGCCTCAGTGGCCCCAGTCCCAACCTGGATGCAACCCCTGCCCTGGGGAAGACCCCGAACCTTTTCCCTGGATGCTGCCCCTGCAGACCACTCCCTTGGGCCTTCTCGCTCGGTTGCACCCCTTCCCCCGCAGAGATCCCCCAAATCCAGAGGTTTCTACAGCAAAAGCCAGCTCggcccatggctccagtcccCAGTGTGA
- the Rtkn gene encoding rhotekin isoform X4, which translates to MRDGACKLLAACSQREQALEATKSLLVCNSRILSYMGELQRRKEAQVLEKTGRRPSDSVQPAQHSPCRGRVCISDLRIPLMWKDTEYFKNKGDLHRWAVFLLLQIGEQIQDTEMVLVDRTLTDISFQNNVLFAEAEPDFELRLELYGACVEEEGALAGAPKRLATKLSSSLGRSSGKRVRASLDSAGASGNSPVLLPTPAVGGPRFHLLAHTTLTLEEVQDGFRTHDLTLTSHEENPAWLPLYGSVCCRLAAQPLCMIQPTASGALRVQQAGELQNGTLVHGVLKGTNLFCYWRSEDADTGQEPLFTIVINKVTSPSGVRPPGAWAQAPLSQDSGGLGPGFRDKRKADSVPKSTKPTTGPGIQRYLLPTPPYPQTMMLQQATRSLSIPSIPSIPSIPSIPQHPQPLPNPRGLFLGSSSFSSSSLCFQFVLLVTCCLSLQRYKRAALLPSPSLAFLCVCFALSSAGVKSRDSCFKQVPYPSTAPQTPPVFWMYWAGNSDLGLAVHAPLHLPCPALSPFPVSTCSFFPASAQAPIPTMLAAPPSHQS; encoded by the exons ATGAGGGATGGGGCCTGCAAGCTGCTGGCAGCCTGCTCCCAGCGAGAGCAGGCTCTGGAAGCCACCAAGAGCCTGCTGGTGTGCAACAGCCGTATTCTCAGCTACATGGGTGAGCTGCAGCGGCGAAAGGAGGCCCAGGTGCTGGAGAAGACAGGCAGGCG ACCTTCGGACAGTGTGCAGCCTGCTCAGCACTCCCCTTGCCGTGGCCGGGTCTGCATCTCTG ACCTCCGGATCCCACTCATGTGGAAGGATACAGAGTATTTCAAGAACAAAGGCG aCCTGCACCGCTGGGCTGTGTTCCTGCTGCTGCAGATTGGGGAACAGATTCAGGACACAGAGATGGTCCTGGTAGACAGGACCCTCACAGACATCTCCTTTCAGAATAATGTGCTTTT TGCTGAGGCAGAGCCTGACTTTGAACTGCGGCTGGAGCTGTATGGGGCCTGTGTGGAAGAGGAGGGAGCCCTGGCTGGTGCTCCCAAGAGGCTTGCCACCAAACTCAGTAGCTCCCTGGGCCGTTCCTCGGGGAAGAGAGTCAGGGCATCGCTGGACAGTGCTGGGGCCTCCGGGAACAGTCCCGTCCTGTTACCTACCCCAGCTGTGGG AGGTCCTCGATTCCACCTCTTGGCCCACACCACTCTTACCCTAGAAGAAGTGCAAGATGGATTCCGTACACATGACCTCACGCTCACCagtcatg AGGAGAACCCTGCCTGGCTACCCCTTTATGGCAGCGTGTGTTGCCGCCTGGCAGCTCAGCCTCTCTGCATGATCCAGCCCACTGCAAGTGGTGCCCTTAGGGTGCAG CAAGCCGGGGAGCTGCAGAATGGGACACTGGTACATGGAGTCCTGAAAGGCACAAACCTCTTTTGTTACTGGAGATCTGAGGATGCAGACACTGGGCAAGAACCACTGTTCACTATCGTCATCAACAAGGTGACTAGTCCCTCCGGGGTGAGGCCACCTGGTGCCTGGGCTCAGGCACCTCTCTCTCAAGACTCCGGAGGGTTGGGCCCAGGCTTCAGAGACAAGAGAAAGGCAGACTCTGTTCCTAAGAGCACTAAGCCCACCACAGGGCCTGGGATACAGAGGTACCTCCTCCCTACACCTCCCTACCCCCAAACAATGATGCTACAACAGGCAACCCGCTCCCTcagcatccccagcatccccagcatccccagcatccccagcatccctCAGCATCCCCAGCCCCTTCCAAACCCCAGAGGCCTCTTTCTTGGGTCAAGCAGTTTCTCCTCcagttctctctgcttccagttTGTGCTGCTAGTAACTTGCTGTTTGTCTCTACAAAGGTATAAACGGGCTGCTCTCCTCCCCAGCCCTAGTCTTGCTTTTCTATGTGTCTGTTTTGCTCTGTCTAGTGCTGGGGTCAAATCGAGAGACTCGTGTTTTAAGCAAGTGCCCTACCCCAGCACTGCCCCTCAGACCCCGCCTGTGTTTTGGATGTACTGGGCGGGCAACTCGGACCTGGGCCTTGCTGTTCATGCCCCTCTGCAccttccctgccctgctctgtccccctttcctgtctctacttgctccttctttcctgcctcagcacaggCTCCCATCCCCACCATGCTTGCTGCCCCACCCTCACACCAGAGTTAG
- the Rtkn gene encoding rhotekin isoform X7: protein MRDGACKLLAACSQREQALEATKSLLVCNSRILSYMGELQRRKEAQVLEKTGRRPSDSVQPAQHSPCRGRVCISDLRIPLMWKDTEYFKNKGDLHRWAVFLLLQIGEQIQDTEMVLVDRTLTDISFQNNVLFAEAEPDFELRLELYGACVEEEGALAGAPKRLATKLSSSLGRSSGKRVRASLDSAGASGNSPVLLPTPAVGGPRFHLLAHTTLTLEEVQDGFRTHDLTLTSHEENPAWLPLYGSVCCRLAAQPLCMIQPTASGALRVQQAGELQNGTLVHGVLKGTNLFCYWRSEDADTGQEPLFTIVINKETRVRAGELEQAPEWPFTLSISNKYGDDEVTNTLQLESREALQNWMEALWQLFFDMSQWRHCCDEVMKIETPAPRKPPQALAKQGSLYHEMVLSEPVASGGPCEGLLLQNNAISAEIRALLSSYYSDR from the exons ATGAGGGATGGGGCCTGCAAGCTGCTGGCAGCCTGCTCCCAGCGAGAGCAGGCTCTGGAAGCCACCAAGAGCCTGCTGGTGTGCAACAGCCGTATTCTCAGCTACATGGGTGAGCTGCAGCGGCGAAAGGAGGCCCAGGTGCTGGAGAAGACAGGCAGGCG ACCTTCGGACAGTGTGCAGCCTGCTCAGCACTCCCCTTGCCGTGGCCGGGTCTGCATCTCTG ACCTCCGGATCCCACTCATGTGGAAGGATACAGAGTATTTCAAGAACAAAGGCG aCCTGCACCGCTGGGCTGTGTTCCTGCTGCTGCAGATTGGGGAACAGATTCAGGACACAGAGATGGTCCTGGTAGACAGGACCCTCACAGACATCTCCTTTCAGAATAATGTGCTTTT TGCTGAGGCAGAGCCTGACTTTGAACTGCGGCTGGAGCTGTATGGGGCCTGTGTGGAAGAGGAGGGAGCCCTGGCTGGTGCTCCCAAGAGGCTTGCCACCAAACTCAGTAGCTCCCTGGGCCGTTCCTCGGGGAAGAGAGTCAGGGCATCGCTGGACAGTGCTGGGGCCTCCGGGAACAGTCCCGTCCTGTTACCTACCCCAGCTGTGGG AGGTCCTCGATTCCACCTCTTGGCCCACACCACTCTTACCCTAGAAGAAGTGCAAGATGGATTCCGTACACATGACCTCACGCTCACCagtcatg AGGAGAACCCTGCCTGGCTACCCCTTTATGGCAGCGTGTGTTGCCGCCTGGCAGCTCAGCCTCTCTGCATGATCCAGCCCACTGCAAGTGGTGCCCTTAGGGTGCAG CAAGCCGGGGAGCTGCAGAATGGGACACTGGTACATGGAGTCCTGAAAGGCACAAACCTCTTTTGTTACTGGAGATCTGAGGATGCAGACACTGGGCAAGAACCACTGTTCACTATCGTCATCAACAAG GAGACTAGGGTCCGGGCAGGTGAGTTGGAGCAGGCCCCAGAGTGGCCTTTCACCCTCAGCATCAGCAACAAGTATGGGGATGATGAGGTGACAAACACCCTCCAGCTGGAGAGCAGAGAAGCCCTGCAGAACTGGATGGAGGCGCTTTGGCAGCTCTTCTTTGACATGA GCCAGTGGAGGCACTGTTGTGATGAAGTCATGAAGATCGAAACTCCTGCGCCCCGGAAACCACCCCAAGCCCTGGCCAAGCAGGGGTCCTTATACCACGAGATGG TCTTATCAGAACCTGTGGCCTCCGGAGGTCCCTGTGAGGGGCTGCTCCTGCAGAATAATGCCATCTCAGCAGAGATTCGGGCCTTGCTTTCTTCCTATTACAGTGACAGGTGA